In the Topomyia yanbarensis strain Yona2022 chromosome 3, ASM3024719v1, whole genome shotgun sequence genome, one interval contains:
- the LOC131693237 gene encoding toll-like receptor 7: protein MEHHRTLAASLVLLLAVSVVLGSQCSWEYEKASVTCRLRTLERTGLDLQGAEGTSHLEIQCSELILFESQLPQNSFLRLSSLSELKIESCKLLQLPEGAFEGLTVLKKLSVNTRNYEWGAGKVLELQSLSMQGLKELQTLDLSDNNVRALPDGFLCPLTNLKVLNLTNNRIRSVESLGLTGKTCNGGSEIQTLNLSYNEIMKIPENWGVSRLRRLQHLNLEYNNISELHGEALAGLSSLRTLNLSYNHLETLPAGLLAGSRELREIYLQGNQLYELPRALFHRLEQLLVLDLSRNQLSSHHVDNGTFSGLIRLVVLNLAHNALTRIDSKTFKELYFLQILDLRNNSIGYIEDNAFLPLYNLHTLNLAENRLHTLDDRLFNGLYVLSKLTLNNNLISIVERNVFKNCSDLKELDLSSNQLSEVPHAIRDLSVLRALDLGENQINYIENGTFANLNQLTGLRMIDNQIENITIGMFTDLPRLSVLNLAKNRVQNIERGSFDKNLDIEAIRLDGNFLTDINGIFATLSSLLWLNLAENHLVWFDYAFIPSNLKWLDIHGNYIESLGNYYKLQEEIKVKTLDASHNRLTDIGPMNVPNSVELLFINDNHISTIHANTFIDKINLARVDMYANSLKKLQLHQLRVAPQPIDKPLPEFYLGGNPFECDCSMEWMQRVNNLTARQHPKIMDLPNVECIMPHARGSPIRPIVSLKPKDFLCKYETHCFALCHCCDFDACDCEMTCPTNCTCYHDQTWGTNVVDCGSQRASLSKPVPMDATEVYMDGNDYPELQNHAFIGRKNLKVLFANASNIITIQNRTFAGLTALQVLHLEDNVIQKIHGYEFENLGLLKELYLQNNMISVVANNSFAPLYSLQVLRIDGNRLTTIPMAQLQATQLQSLQALSLGRNYWSCRCRFMQELTSFVADNAVIIQDMQDIYCVDDAIHRELDFNVTAACSDYYAGSSVLPDRLSETYIFLLAAALIIACLLVFVLIMFIFREPLRFWLFSRYGVRVFGPRCEDSEKLYDAIFIYSAKEAEYVARNIAAELENGRPPLRLCLQHRDLSEDATHLQLLEASRASRRIVLLLSRNFLQTEWSRCELRRALHDALRGRPHKLVVLEEVGVILEAENDVELVPYLKTTTVNRIKRSDRHFWEKLRYALPVETPYRGNNYTIDHHERVKQTVSTGVMFRQAPPAYCPEIDEANYSSATTATPSPRPSRRGMVELPQRPPSEHIYSSIDSDYSTLECENMVPGVHRPATWRPGGVGSSILSGQNTGPHGHHVQAYLV from the coding sequence ATGGAGCACCACAGAACTTTGGCAGCGTCGCTCGTGCTGCTGTTGGCGGTTTCCGTGGTGCTCGGTTCGCAGTGCAGTTGGGAGTATGAAAAAGCCAGCGTAACCTGTCGTTTGCGAACACTGGAACGTACCGGTTTAGATCTACAAGGTGCCGAGGGCACTTCTCATTTAGAAATTCAGTGCAGTGAGTTGATTCTCTTCGAAAGTCAATTGCCGCAAAATTCTTTCCTGCGGCTGTCGAGCCTGAGTGAATTAAAAATTGAGTCATGCAAGTTGCTTCAGCTTCCAGAAGGAGCATTCGAAGGACTAACGGTATTGAAGAAGCTTAGTGTGAACACAAGGAACTATGAGTGGGGAGCTGGTAAAGTGTTAGAACTACAAAGTCTCTCAATGCAAGGACTGAAGGAACTACAAACACTGGATCTGAGTGATAACAATGTTCGTGCGCTGCCCGATGGATTTTTGTGTCCGTTGACTAATTTGAAAGTGTTGAATTTGACGAATAATCGAATCCGGTCAGTTGAAAGTCTTGGTTTGACCGGAAAAACATGCAACGGTGGATCAGAAATTCAAACATTAAATCTGAGCTACAATGAAATTATGAAGATTCCAGAGAACTGGGGAGTATCCCGTTTACGGCGACTGCAGCACCTAAATCTAGAGTACAATAACATTTCCGAGCTCCATGGAGAAGCTTTGGCTGGATTGAGCTCATTGAGGACGCTGAATCTTAGCTACAATCATTTGGAAACATTACCAGCAGGACTTCTTGCAGGGTCTCGTGAGCTACGAGAAATTTACCTCCAAGGCAATCAGTTATATGAGCTTCCAAGAGCATTGTTCCATCGGTTGGAACAGTTGTTAGTTTTGGATTTGTCCCGCAATCAACTGTCTTCACATCATGTCGACAATGGCACTTTCTCCGGATTGATCCGTTTGGTCGTATTAAACCTCGCTCACAATGCATTGACTCGCATCGATTCTAAAACATTCAAAGAGCTTTATTTTCTACAAATTTTGGATCTGCGGAACAATTCGATCGGTTACATCGAGGACAACGCTTTCCTGCCACTATACAATTTGCATACGCTAAACTTGGCCGAAAATCGCTTGCATACATTGGATGACCGCCTGTTTAATGGTTTGTACGTGCTTTCCAAGCTGACGCTTAACAATAACCTCATCAGCATAGTCGAGCGAAATGTGTTTAAAAATTGCTCTGACCTAAAAGAGTTGGATTTGAGTTCGAACCAACTGTCAGAGGTCCCGCACGCCATTCGTGATTTGTCGGTTCTGCGTGCACTCGATTTGGGAGAAAATCAAATTAACTACATCGAAAATGGCACATTTGCTAACCTAAATCAACTGACTGGACTTCGAATGATTGATAATCAAATCGAGAACATTACCATCGGAATGTTTACCGACTTACCGAGACTGAGCGTGCTCAATCTGGCGAAAAACCGGGTGCAAAACATCGAGCGTGGTTCGTTCGATAAGAATCTGGATATTGAGGCAATCCGGTTGGATGGCAACTTTCTGACTGATATAAACGGAATATTCGCCACGCTTTCATCGCTATTGTGGTTGAATCTTGCCGAGAACCATCTCGTATGGTTTGATTACGCGTTTATACCCAGTAACCTCAAATGGTTGGATATCCACGGTAATTACATCGAGTCTCTTGGAAACTACTATAAACTTCAAGAGGAAATCAAAGTTAAAACGCTGGACGCCAGCCACAACCGACTGACCGATATTGGTCCGATGAATGTGCCGAACAGTGTCGAGTTGCTATTTATCAACGATAACCACATCAGCACCATACACGCGAACACCTTTATTGATAAAATTAATTTGGCGCGCGTTGATATGTACGCCAActcactaaaaaagttgcaacTGCATCAGCTTCGCGTAGCACCACAGCCGATTGATAAACCACTGCCAGAATTTTATCTCGGAGGAAACCCTTTCGAGTGTGATTGCTCGATGGAATGGATGCAGCGAGTAAACAATCTAACGGCCCGCCAGCATCCGAAAATCATGGACCTACCAAATGTCGAATGCATTATGCCACATGCTCGGGGATCCCCTATTCGTCCGATCGTGTCACTCAAACCAAAGGACTTTCTGTGTAAATATGAAACTCATTGTTTCGCGCTGTGCCATTGCTGTGATTTCGATGCTTGCGATTGTGAGATGACCTGTCCGACCAATTGTACGTGCTACCATGACCAAACTTGGGGCACCAATGTGGTCGACTGTGGTAGTCAACGGGCTTCGCTTTCGAAACCGGTTCCAATGGATGCCACCGAAGTCTACATGGACGGTAATGACTATCCGGAGCTGCAAAATCATGCCTTTATCGGGCGGAAAAATCTGAAAGTGTTGTTCGCCAATGCCAGCAATATTATCACCATTCAAAATCGCACATTCGCTGGACTTACCGCGCTCCAGGTACTTCATCTGGAAGATAACGTTATCCAAAAGATTCACGGttatgaatttgaaaacctCGGGCTGCTGAAGGAGCTGTACCTGCAGAACAACATGATTTCTGTGGTTGCCAACAACTCATTCGCGCCGTTGTATTCGCTGCAGGTGCTGCGGATCGATGGTAACCGGTTGACCACCATTCCAATGGCACAGCTTCAAGCCACACAGCTGCAAAGCCTGCAAGCGCTCTCGCTCGGTCGTAATTATTGGAGCTGCCGTTGCCGTTTTATGCAGGAGCTAACATCGTTTGTGGCTGACAATGCAGTAATTATCCAAGATATGCAAGATATCTACTGCGTCGACGATGCCATCCATCGTGAACTGGATTTCAACGTGACGGCAGCATGCAGTGATTACTATGCGGGCAGTTCAGTTCTTCCGGATAGGCTCTCGGAGACGTACATATTTCTTCTAGCCGCAGCCCTTATTATTGCCTGCCTACTAGTGTTTGTGTTGATCAtgtttatttttcgtgaacCGCTAagattttggttgttttcacgGTACGGAGTACGAGTGTTTGGCCCACGGTGTGAAGATTCCGAAAAACTTTACGATGCTATATTCATCTACTCCGCCAAGGAGGCTGAATATGTGGCTAGAAATATTGCTGCTGAACTGGAAAATGGTCGGCCACCACTGAGGCTATGTTTGCAGCATCGAGATCTTTCGGAAGATGCAACGCATTTGCAGCTTTTAGAAGCATCCCGAGCATCGAGGAGGATAGTGCTACTCCTTTCGCGAAATTTCCTTCAAACCGAATGGAGCAGGTGTGAGTTACGACGAGCGTTGCACGATGCTCTAAGAGGACGACCGCACAAGCTGGTTGTACTCGAGGAAGTTGGCGTGATTCTGGAAGCGGAAAATGACGTCGAACTAGTTCCATACCTAAAAACTACCACTGTAAATAGAATCAAACGTAGCGACCGACACTTTTGGGAGAAGCTCCGGTACGCCCTGCCAGTCGAGACACCGTACCGGGGCAACAACTATACCATCGACCACCACGAGCGGGTGAAGCAGACTGTAAGCACCGGGGTCATGTTCCGCCAGGCACCTCCGGCCTACTGTCCGGAGATCGATGAGGCCAATTACTCTTCGGCGACAACAGCAACGCCGAGTCCGCGGCCATCGAGACGCGGCATGGTAGAGCTTCCTCAGCGTCCACCAAGTGAACATATTTACTCTAGCATTGACTCTGACTATAGCACGCTGGAGTGCGAAAACATGGTTCCTGGAGTGCACCGGCCGGCGACGTGGCGACCCGGTGGTGTAGGTAGCAGTATCCTATCCGGCCAAAACACTGGTCCCCATGGGCATCACGTGCAGGCATATCTTGTCTAG